A DNA window from Calliopsis andreniformis isolate RMS-2024a unplaced genomic scaffold, iyCalAndr_principal scaffold0153, whole genome shotgun sequence contains the following coding sequences:
- the LOC143187709 gene encoding uncharacterized protein LOC143187709, whose product MHCSYDTSLSSYQYRRDIDCVSWFIQELKNLAQTVKSILSNNISMAHLTKEQWDEFHNVIHYHICEKPFDINETRVRYHCHLTGRDRGPTHVDCNINYKNSFHVPIAFHNLSGYDSHFIIMELANAFEGYIDLLPITKEKYISVTKHLKDVTEEELCFFGVFPYEYIDCFEKLEDSCLPSLESFYSSLTDEIVSESDYAHAENIWHSFEIKTLADIFENFRESCIKSYGLDQAHYYTLPGFIWDAMMLDTFSFKLIVRYDNLRLGRVAR is encoded by the exons atgcattgttcttatgatacatcattatcatcatatcaatatcgtcgcgatatagactgcgtttcatggtttatccaggaattaaagaatttagcacagactgttaaatctatattatctaataatatcTCTATGGCTCACCTAACAAAAGAGCAGTGGgatgaatttcacaatgttatACATTACCATATTTGTGAGAAACCATTCGATATCAACGAAACACGTGTGCGATATCATTGTCATTTAACAGGGCGCGATAGAGGTCCTACACATGTTGactgtaatataaattataaaaactcattccacgtcccgatagcctttcacaatttatctggatatgattcacattttatcatcatggaattagctaacgcatttgaaggttacattgatttactacctataaccaaagaaaagtatatttctgttacaaaacatttaaaagatgtaacagaagaagaattatgtt tcTTT GGTGTCTTTCCGTACGAATACATTGATTGCTTTGAGAAATTAGAAGATTCTTGTTTACCATCGCTGGAATCTTTTTACAGTTCGTTGACTGATGAAATAGTATCCGAAAGCGATTACGCACACGCTGAGAACATATGGCATTCTTTCGAGATTAAAACTTTAG cagatattttcgaaaatttccGTGAAAGTTGTATCAAGAGTTATGGTCTAGATCAGGCTCACTATTACACATTACCTGGTTTTATATGGGATGCTat GATGTTAGACACGTTTAGTTTTAAGCTTATTGTTAGGTATGATAATTTACGACTGGGTCGCGTCGCACGTTAA
- the LOC143187707 gene encoding uncharacterized protein LOC143187707: MVLFTERCIRGGLSQCSGRYAQANNKYMLSYDPSKSSSYLMYFDINNLYGWAMCQPLPYAGFQWIDSVENFDVSSIAIDSSIGYILEVDIEYPQHLHDDHADLPFCPTRAKSSGKKQDKLLATLYDKERYGIHYCNLQQCIHHGLHITKIQRILEFNQSPWLRDYIELNTQFRTHASNDFEKNLYKLKNNAVFGKTMKNVRNHVDVKHLTKWDGRFGVQAIISKPNFQSRSILSENLVAIELRKLMVKFNKSIYVGMAILNIFHYDYMCPLHQRSCKIMYTDTDSLIYYIQCEHVYEMMKCDIHRFDTSDYPKDNVYGIPLVNKKGLVR, from the coding sequence ATGGTTTTGTTTACCGAGCGGTGTATACGTGGTGGTTTGAGTCAATGTTCTGGGAGATATGCGCAAGCCAATAATAAGTATATGTTATCCTATGATCCATCGAAATCGTCATCGTACCTCATGTACTttgatataaacaatttatatggatgggcaatgtgccaaccattaccatatgcaggatttcaatggatcgatagtgttgaaaattttgatgtatcctcaattgcaattgattcatcgataggttatattcttgaagttgatatagaatatccacaacatcTACATGATGATCATGCTGATCTACCGTTTTGTCCAACACGTGCCAAATCCTCTGGTAAGAAACAGGATAAGTTATTGGCTACATTATACGATAAGGAGCGTTACGGTATACATTATTGCAACttacaacagtgtattcatcatGGTCTTCACATTACAAAGATACAACGCATTCTCGAATTTAATCAATCACCATGGCTTCGCGATTATatagaactcaatactcaatttcgaacacatgcatcaaatgattttgaaaaaaatttgtataaattaaagaacaatgcagtatttggtaaaacaatgaaaaatgttCGAAATCATGTTGATGTAAAACATCTGACAAAATGGGATGGAAGATTTGGTGTACAGGCAATAATCTCAAAACCTAACTTTCAAAGCAGAAGTATTCTTTCAGAAAATTTAGTTGCAATTGAGTTGCGTAAACTTATGGTTAAATTCAACAAATCAATTTACGTTGGTATGGCCATTCTAAACATATTCCACTACGATTATATGTGTCCATTACACCAACGAAGttgtaaaattatgtatactGACACAgatagtttaatttattatattcaatgTGAACATGTTTATGAGATGATGAAATGCGATATCCATAGATTCGACACCAGCGATTATCCAAAAGACAATGTATATGGTATACCGCTTGTCAATAAGAAAGGGCTGGTTCGATGA